Below is a genomic region from Candidatus Poribacteria bacterium.
GATGGACGCTTCCTGTTTGAGATTCAGGGAACTGCCCCCGAGAAGTTTCTTTTTATCAACCCGATGGACATCGCTGTTGGGGTGGACGGGACAATTTACGTCGTGGACTGGATCACGGTACAAGTGGATGACACAGAATCCCCACGCATCTTCAACTACGCTCCTTGTATCCATCAATTCGATTCGGAAGGAGGGTTCGTTGCAAGCTATCCGCTGCAAGATTTAACCAAGCGGATTGGCACGCTTGAAGCCGCTGCACCGGCGCTTGACGCTGAAGGGAACTACGCGCTCATCATCCCGCAGGGCGATACCCAAAGATCTCTGCTGTTGACGGTCGATGATGAAGGACGTATCTACGTCTTCGATGATGGCTATATCTATAAGCTGGATGCAGATGGCAATTCCATAGGGATCTTTACCACATCCCAACCCAGTGCCGGACAGTTGAGCAAAGCTGCGGATATGACTGTCGATCGCGAGGGAAACCTTTATATCGTAGATAAGGATGCACATCGTGTCCTGAAATATGATCGAGATGGAAAATTTTTACTCTCATTTGGCGAATACGGGGATCGTGCCGGGCAGTTTATATCGCCTTTCCATCTCATCGCATTAGAAGACGGAACTGTCCTCGTCGCAGATCAAGCCAAGTATAAAAAGGATTATGCCTCCGATTTGCCTAGACAGCGATACCATCCATTTCAGTTCGGGCATGTCCCTTATCGCATCTTTCGTACCCGTGTCCGACGGGTTCAGCGATTTTACGCCGATGGGGCATATGCCGAGAAGATCCTGATCCGTTTCCAGCGTGAGAACGAAGAACAAGCGCACTTGGGTCTCAAAGCCATCGATTATACCGGTAATCTCTATTTCGTTGACAACGAAACCTTGAAGTTTAGGGTGTTCGCCCCTACTTCTTCGCTGATATCCTCTGCGTTTCAAACAGAGGCAAAGTTGCGGTACATTTATGATTTTGCGGATATTGAGATAGACAATCAGGATGATCTAGATCACGACCTTGGAACGAAAGCCGATTTTGAGGAACGCATTAAATGGAATCAGATTGGGGCAGAGGTTTCTTTGACCTATGACATAAACGAAGATCTGCGATTCGCAATTTCTAACGGACTGACCTACTTCAAGTCGATCGATACCAGTTACTTCCGGACGCCGGATTTCGAGGATTTCCGGGGTCGCTTCAACCAAGATGATGAAAGCACCGAAACGTCATGGGAGGATCAGATTCAGATCGACTTTACACTAATTCAGGATCACAATCCCTACCGCTATCGGGAGGCGGGCGCGTTTGCTTACCTTAATGTGACCCGAGACGATTTCATCAACGAGGCACTCCATCCCGACAACAATCGATTTTTAGACTTTAAGGTACGGATTTCTAGCTGGGGTGCGGGGATGCGCTACGACCTCGGCAGGGCATTTCAACTTCAGTTTATGGTGGCTCACTCCTACGGCTATAATGAGTATGCCTATATTGATGAGACAGAGGTTCTGTATGCGACAGGCTTTATGCAAGTTGTCGGCACTGTCGCGCTCTTGAGCATTGATGGCATGTTTTAATGAAATCTTGAATAGATGGGCTGGAAGTGGAGGGTCCGCTAACATGGTTGGCATTTTCACACATCGTTGTGAAAGATACGCTGCGGTGGGTGAGGATCATTCTTCATAGTTATCTTGAAGCGATATAATCTTGGTGCTCAGTTCTCGTTTCTCATCATCTCTCGGCAAAACAGAATGATTAGCTCACTCTTTGGGGGTCTTTCTGCTACTTCCAACAATAAATACGGATACAAGACCTACAACTCCGGCTGTCCCAATGAATCCGCCAGAAATCGGAGCACCATTTAGGGCTGTGTATCCCCCAGTAATTATAGCGATAACACCAATTGCAAAGCCAAGTACTTGACCGAGATGTACTTCACGATTGGAGAAAGATAGTTTTTTCTTTTCTATCCATTGTCTGTGCTCGCTTTGGTTTTCCGCCATTTTAAGAATTCTGTCTGCCGATCCTGGTAGAATGTCTTCATACTGTTTCATCACAGGAGGTGGGGGAATAGGACCAGCGAATTTTTCAGAAACTCTTACCAATAGTTCTTCTAATTCTTCACTGCTCTCGGGGCCTTACGCCGGGCTTTGAACTTCATCGTCAGATTTAGGTTGGGGCACTGTTGATTCGTTAGCCATCCATTTTCACCCTACCTTTGATGGGATCCCCGTAACGTGCTGCAAATAGCTCCATAGCCTGTGACATATCATTTCCTATAGCTATCCAGTCAGATTTCAGGGCGTTATAGTCGGCAGAGGCGTCATGCTCGTCAGCAGAATCGTCATATCGGTTGGAGCTTTGAATCCCGAATAGATTAACTACGCTGCCTATTCCCGCTATTATATTGTCTTTGTTAAACATTTTTTCTCAATTTGTGGTAAGATGTATTTAGATGGATTATTTTGGACTATAATGGACCATTTCGGGTCATAATTATATCAAAATGTTTCTTTTTGTCAACCTATTTTACCGTATCTTGGATAAAGCTGTATAACTTGTCATTCCGATCGGTTATTCCATCTTTTTGTAGCAACAATCCTTTGGAGGAACAATCCAATCATGACAGAGAACCAGCCATGGACGCCCTTCGAGGGCAACTTAACAGACATACTTAAAAAATATCCGCAGCCGCTCATGGCACTTGCAGCCGGTGAGATGCCAGCCGTCCTCCTGCGGCAAGCCTATAATCCCAACCACTGTGCAGGGCTTATACAGCGATTCTATGAGCGTGGGTTGATGTATGATCCACACAAAGTCGGAGAGGGAAAGCCTCACCGTGTGGATATCGGCACCAGCTTGGGACGATACAATTCCGACCGCAAGGAATTCTTTACCCACTCCGCTGGGACGCATGAACTCTTCAACGTCTTGTTCGACGGATACGACGACCCGGTGAAGACCATGTACGACGCCCTGTCACAACTCGCACCAGGCAAGAACGTGATGACTGCGCGGGAGCCCGATGGCAGCCTCTACGGTCCCGCTATATTCCGTATCTACCACGACGGGTTGGGACACGGACCCCACTACGATTCCGTAGCAAAGCGATCGAAATTATTCACCTATGCCGTTTCACGATTTCAACATCAATACGCTGGCGTGCTCTGTTTCCAAAACTCTAACGATGCGGGTGAGAGCGGCGAACCTTTTCTCTACAACTGCACTTGGTCGGATGCCGTGCAGGAGGCACGCGAGAAAGACGCCTTCCGGGAATACGTCGCCGAGCAAGGTATCCCCCGCACACAAGTCCAGCTAGAGCCGGGCGATCTCTACTTCTTCTATTCCGAAAACATTCACGAAGTGCCCTTCGTCGTAGGCGATCGACCGCGGGCTGTATTGGCAATCTTCTTTGCTATGTCCCCGGACGATGACGAAATTTTTGTTTGGTCATAACCAACTTTCAATCAAATATTTATCGGACGTTTTTAGAACGCTCCCATTTGATAAGGAGGAACCCATGCAAGAAACCATTACCCACGAACAAGAGATCACTATCCCCAAAATCGATCCCGACGAAGTCATCGACTTCATGAACATTGATGAGACAGATTTCAGCTCATTCACGATGGCACAGCAACTTCGCCATTTCGAGGTGGAAGGCTACGTTGTGCTGCCCGACATGTTAGATGCGGAACTCATCGCGAAACTAAAAGCGGAACTGTCTGACATGCGGATGTCGCCGAAACCCTATAGCGAGTACCAGACCGTTGGATCTGTACAACCGCAATGGTTCAGTCGCACGACAGCGGAGCTAATCGGGCATCCGCCAATGATTGAGTTTCTTACAGAATTGATGGGACCTGACATCGTATTCACGCGCGGCTTCTTTCAACGCACGAATCCCGGTTCACCCGGAATCTCAATGCATACTGATGGTCAACCCCACGGCTCCTCAATCTTCGACTATGAAGGCAGCTCCCCGCGGTTGCTGCGAGTTCTCTACTACCTTGACGATCTCCTCCCAAAACGCGCACCGTTTCGAGTTATCCCACGAAGCCATATCTCCTTCCACGCACAGGCAAGCCCTTACGTGCGCTACAAGTCCCATCCGGAAGAACTCACCCTGTGTATGAAAGCCGGATCAGCGGTCATCATTCCAAGCACTATGTTCCATGCCACGCATCCGAACACGGACAATTCACCTAGAGAACTGATTCAGTTCGGTTATCGACCAGCTTGGGCGGGACCGATCCAACCGATGAAGGAGTGGGATCCTGAACTGGTCGCCAACGCACCGGAACAAGCCAAGCCTTTCTTGCAGAGCCTCAATACCACCGGAGACACTTGGAAACTTGAACACAAGCCGAAAGGGATGACAACTGAAGCGCCCGGAATCAATCCGAGTCGTTGGAACGACTAAGAGGAAAAGCAGTAGGTAAGCAGGTAAGCAAGGGGAGACAGTAATCTCCTATCACTTTCTCCCCTTCACACTTTCCCACTTTCAGTCTTTCCCACCGACTAAGGAAAGAAACAGATGAAAATCACGCAGCTGGAACGCACCGTCGTCTGTGTGCCGTTTCTGCCCGGAATTCTGCCACCGCCCGAATATGAGGAGTTCACCGAATCTTATCCCGCACCTCTTGGGGAAAGAAGACAGGATGTGCTGCGTATCCACACGGATGAAGGGATTACTGGGCTCGGTATGAGCGGACCCTATTTTGGCGATCACGATGAGGCACCCCCAGATCTAATCGGAGTGAACCCGCTCGACTTTGAGCCGCGCAGCTTGGGGGGCGGCGGATACGATATTGCCCTGCTGGATTTAATCGGGAAAGTAACTGGCTTGCCCTTGTATCGTATCTTCGGCGGCAAGTTCCAAGACCGAGTGCTCGTTGATTACTGGATCGGACGGATGGGACCGGAGGCGTCCGCTGCTGCTGCCAAACGAGCGTCTGAATTGGGCTTTCACGGCATTAAGATTAAATGTACTATAGATGACGGAAATGTGGCAGACCGAGTGCACGCCATGCACGAGGCTGCGCCCTCACTGCGTATCGTCCTAGATCCCGGTCACCGATTTCACACCGTCGAGCAAGCGTTGGCGCTGGCACGCGAAATCGAAATGTATGACATTATCTTTGAAGACCCAATCCCCAAGGATGACATAGAAGATTATCGACACCTCAAGGAAGAGACATCAATCCTCATCGCGCCCCATCTTCAGAATCCACGTCAAGTGATTGAAATGGTATATCTGGAAGCTGTGGACGGGATTAATGTTGCACCCTCGGATTGGGGCTTTCTGGACATGGCGCGGATCGCGGATGCCGCTGACATTCCCGTGTGGCAAGCCTCCAATGTTGATCTTGGCATCTTCGATGCTTTCCGACTCCACGCCTCCGCTGCAACCCCAAATTGCACCCTAGGCAGCGATCTATGCGGCAACTTCGTCCATGAGCACAGCCTGCTTGCTGAGCCTTTGGTCCGAGATGGATATGCACTAGTCCCGGACAAACCGGGGTTGGGCGTTGAACTTGATGAGGAGGCGGTACAACGATACGCACTCGGTTCATAAATGTCGGAAAGAATGAATCACGGTTGAGGAAATCGTAGGACTACCTACGGCAGAAGAAATTGAATAATCCCAACCCGTATAACTTAAACAAGACTTACGCACTTCAGAGTTTTGACCTGTCAGGGACCTGATAAATCCCTAACATTTGACAAGGTTATGGTAACAGTTCAGTGAAAAACGGTTCATAAATAGTGCGTATATGGCAGGTCAGCAAGCCGTCTACACGCACCTTACTCTTGTGTAGTAAAAATCTACAAACGCCCTGAAGCTAGGCCCCATCGGGATCCAGAGAGATACCCGCCACTGATGAACCCCCGATGGGAGGTTGAAATTTTTTCTGGGACCTGACAGTGCCCTGCCAAATTGCCAAATCGTGCCAGTGGGGCATTGAAACAGCAGTGTAGATTCCGCGTCGCGGAAGGGGTTAGCTTTGAGCGTTCAACTGCGTAAGTCCAATTAAACAAAGGAGGGCTCACTGGATGACCCCACCTACACCTATTCGCGCTGCCGTAATTGGTCTAGGTCGCGCTGGCTGGAATATCCATGTCCGCACAATGCAGGAACGCAAAGATTTTGATGTCGTTGCCGTTGCCGACCCTGATCCTGACCGTCAACGACAGGCGCAGAAAGAAACTGGCGCGCAGCCGTTCAACGACTTGGATTCCCTACTAAAGGACTGTGATGCCGAACTCATCGTCGTCGCGACCGCGTCGGTGGATCATGCGAACCACTCGATTGCCGCACTTGAAGCCGGGCGACATGTCCTGACCGAAAAGCCGATGGCGACCACCTTGGAAGACGCGAATCGGATGCTTGTTGACGCCGAGAATGCAGGCAAGATCCTGACTGTCCATCAAAGTCGTCGCTGGGGTGAAGATTTTCTCTTTATCCAGCAGATGCTCAAGGACGAACGCTTAGGGCATGTCTTCTTCATCCGTTCAGGTGGTTACGGTTATCGCCGTCGTAACGATTGGCAGACATTGCGGAAATACGGCGGCGGATTGCTCAACAATAACGGCGTACACGTCGTCGACCAGTGTGTCATCCTCATGGAATCGCCCATCGTGGATGTATTCGGAGACCTTCAGCAGATCCTCCAACCGGGCGATACAGAAGACCACCTTAAAGTAGTCATGCGGGGCGAAAATGGTCGGGTAATTGATCTGGAACTCACAAGCGCCTGCGCAGCAGCCCTCCCTTCGTGGACGCTCATGGGGACGCGCGGTACGTTGACCGTTACAGAGGGAACGGCTGTGCTGCACTATGTGAAAGACGACCTAGCGCCACTCAAAGCGATTGATAGGCCCCTCGCAGTTGAGCGAAAATATGGCGTTGAAGGGGGCGATGAAATTGAGTTTGAAAAAGTGGAACTTGAAGCTAAGGTATCTCCCGGCACATCGTTCTACGATCAGCTTTATGACGCCATTCGCAATGGTAGTCCCCCGCCGGTTGATCCAGCGACGGCACGTGAGACAATTCGTGTCATGTCCAAAGCGCGAAAGGGAACACAGTTTCCAGACTAACCGTGAATCGGTCTAGTCTCCTAATAGCATAACCCCAAAAGGAAATTACCATGTCACAACCACGCATCATGTTCTATCACGATGGACGCCACCCACTCATCTACATGTACGAACCACCGATGCAGAAAGAGGAGTACGAGGCAGCCGTCGATGAGTTGGTCGGTACACCCGTGGAGGCGCTGATGTTTTGCCTCGGAGATGGGCGCACCGTCCTGCACGATACGAAGGTCGGCGAACTCTGGGGACATAATGTCGAAAAATGGCCCCATCTCGTCTTTCGTCGAGCGCATCAAAACGCCAAACACCTGATCGAGTCGGGAAATGATCCGTTACGCATCGTCTGTGACCGCGCCCATACGAAGGGAATGCTGATTTATCCCACGCTTCTGGTGCAACAAGGACGAGCTACCCGCGAACAAGATGTGCGCTGCTCCAATTTCCGTTTTGACAACCCACACTTGGAGATTGGTGCACGTGGCGATCTGGATGCCGACTTTCCCGGACTCACCTGTCTTGACTTCAAACACGAGGAGGTGCGCGAGGAAAGATTTGCGCTCATCGAGGAGACTCTGAACAACTATCCGATTGACGGTTTTGAACTACAACTCAATTACACACCGTATTACTTTCACCCGGACGAAGTCGAAGCCGGACGCGAGATTATGACCGCGTGGGTTCGGCGAGTCTATGAAGCCGTCAAGGGTAGTGGTGCAAGGCGTGAATTAGCAGTTCGTATACCCGCAAGTCTTGAAGGTTGTCTGGAAGTAGGCATGGACGTGCGTGATTGGATGCAGCAAGGGATCGTAGATGTCGTTATCGGGCAGACGTTTTCGGGACCGGAGTTGGTGGATTCGACAGTCAACTTTCGTCCGTTGGTCGAAGCCGCCGAAGGAACGAACTGTCGGGTCCACGCCGCTATTCAGAGCCATGTGGATTCTGACCGATTGGGGGAAGCCTCCATTGAAATGGTTCGTGCCACCGCCTGTAACTACTGGGCACAAGGGGTCCATGGACTCTACCTAGCGCACTGGTTCGGTAATTGGCCCTATCAGGCGGATTTCTATGAAAAGCTGCGGGAGTTGCCCCATCCTGAAGTGATGGCACCCAAGGATAAGTATTACTACGTTCCCACGGAAACGGGACGCTATCCGAAACCCCCTACGGAACCCGGTATCGCCATGTCACTGCCGGCTGCATTGGCGGTAGACCGACCCACCGAGGTGAAATTTAAGATTAGCGACAACCTGCCACGCTGGAATCAGGTTGGGCGCATCCACGAAGTCCTCCTCCGCCTACGAGTCATGAACACGACAGAACTGGATAGCTTCCGTTTCCGGCTGAATGGGGTAGAGCTACCGGAGGAACTACTACGCAAGCTGAACGAGATGTACCGGATGACTGCGCCACGCTATCGCACCGGATCGGGTTACTGGTTTATCTACCGATTGGACGAAGCGCATTGGCCCCAATGCGGCGACAACACGCTTGAAGTCACGTTGCTGAAACGAGATCCGGACATAATCCCTGAAAGCTATATCCGCGATGTGGAACTGGAGATTAAGTACCTGATGGGCAAGCATTTTCATCGGGGTCAGGATGCGGATTTGGGACCCTACGAATACTCTGGAATTTAGTTATTAGTTTGTAATAAGGAGAAATTACATGCCTCAATCGAATCCCTTATCCTTCGGAACAGCAAAACAACTCCTCTTCGACGATGCGCTTGTTGAAGCGAAAGAGGGTTTTACCACTACCATGAATTCCGCCACACGGGCCAATACGCCCGTGCTTGCACCTGAAAAACCGTGGGAGTCGCGCGGATGTAATAATCCCTCGGTGATGCTAGATGAAGGTGTCTACAAGATGTGGTACTCCGCCACCGGAGAGGACGGGACTCCACGAGACTGCTACGCCACATCTACGGATGGGATTCACTGGGAGCGTCCCAGCCTTGGACTCATAGACTACCAAGGCTCGCTGAAAAATAACATCATCTCTCTCGATCTCAATCACGGAAGCATCTTCAAAGACCCATCTGCCGAACCTGAACGGCGTTTCAAGTGCATTCTTGGTGCTGGAAAGTATGACTATGTAGCAGTAAATTGCGGTGGGGCACGGTTCCGGTACGACGAAGACCCACCGGAAACATGGCATTACGGCAGCGTGGGTGGTTTGTATTCGCCTGACGGAATCCATTGGACACCCTGCGAAAAACTGATTATGCCGTGGTATACGGACACCAGAAATGTGGCTTTTTGGGACGATCGTATCCAGAAGTACGTGGCGTATGTCCGCTGGAACGAATATCTGCGGGTGGAGGACGGGGCACTGCGTGGATCCTTTGACTACCGTGCCATCGCCCGATCAGAAAGCACGGATTTCGAGAACTTCCCCGTGCCAGAAAAAATCCATGAGCCGGATTTCGACAATCCCGAAGATGCGGATATGTGGGGTGGTGGCCTCTACGACACAGCAGCGGTAAAGTATCCCTTAGCGGACGACGCATACTTCATCTTTACCGCCGCTTATTATCACACCACCGACGCACTGGACATCCAACTTGCGGCCAGCCGTGATGGGATACATTTCACACGATGGCGAG
It encodes:
- a CDS encoding Gfo/Idh/MocA family oxidoreductase codes for the protein MTPPTPIRAAVIGLGRAGWNIHVRTMQERKDFDVVAVADPDPDRQRQAQKETGAQPFNDLDSLLKDCDAELIVVATASVDHANHSIAALEAGRHVLTEKPMATTLEDANRMLVDAENAGKILTVHQSRRWGEDFLFIQQMLKDERLGHVFFIRSGGYGYRRRNDWQTLRKYGGGLLNNNGVHVVDQCVILMESPIVDVFGDLQQILQPGDTEDHLKVVMRGENGRVIDLELTSACAAALPSWTLMGTRGTLTVTEGTAVLHYVKDDLAPLKAIDRPLAVERKYGVEGGDEIEFEKVELEAKVSPGTSFYDQLYDAIRNGSPPPVDPATARETIRVMSKARKGTQFPD
- a CDS encoding mandelate racemase/muconate lactonizing enzyme family protein; translated protein: MKITQLERTVVCVPFLPGILPPPEYEEFTESYPAPLGERRQDVLRIHTDEGITGLGMSGPYFGDHDEAPPDLIGVNPLDFEPRSLGGGGYDIALLDLIGKVTGLPLYRIFGGKFQDRVLVDYWIGRMGPEASAAAAKRASELGFHGIKIKCTIDDGNVADRVHAMHEAAPSLRIVLDPGHRFHTVEQALALAREIEMYDIIFEDPIPKDDIEDYRHLKEETSILIAPHLQNPRQVIEMVYLEAVDGINVAPSDWGFLDMARIADAADIPVWQASNVDLGIFDAFRLHASAATPNCTLGSDLCGNFVHEHSLLAEPLVRDGYALVPDKPGLGVELDEEAVQRYALGS
- a CDS encoding phytanoyl-CoA dioxygenase family protein, whose amino-acid sequence is MQETITHEQEITIPKIDPDEVIDFMNIDETDFSSFTMAQQLRHFEVEGYVVLPDMLDAELIAKLKAELSDMRMSPKPYSEYQTVGSVQPQWFSRTTAELIGHPPMIEFLTELMGPDIVFTRGFFQRTNPGSPGISMHTDGQPHGSSIFDYEGSSPRLLRVLYYLDDLLPKRAPFRVIPRSHISFHAQASPYVRYKSHPEELTLCMKAGSAVIIPSTMFHATHPNTDNSPRELIQFGYRPAWAGPIQPMKEWDPELVANAPEQAKPFLQSLNTTGDTWKLEHKPKGMTTEAPGINPSRWND
- a CDS encoding DUF2335 domain-containing protein encodes the protein MVRVSEKFAGPIPPPPVMKQYEDILPGSADRILKMAENQSEHRQWIEKKKLSFSNREVHLGQVLGFAIGVIAIITGGYTALNGAPISGGFIGTAGVVGLVSVFIVGSSRKTPKE